The Mauremys reevesii isolate NIE-2019 linkage group 13, ASM1616193v1, whole genome shotgun sequence genome contains a region encoding:
- the LOC120379929 gene encoding olfactory receptor 6B1-like produces the protein MADGEWGNQTSVTEFILLGFGNNSELQTLLFLLFLMFYIVTMAGNIFMIALVVADQHLHTPMYFFLGNLSCLETCYSSTILPKMLTSLLTGDRTISFSRCFMQFYFFACLAGTECYLLSVMSYDRYLAICKPLHYVALMNSRFCLQLAVGSWISGFMANSITIYFMSQLTFCGPNEIDHFFCDFTPIIRLSCSDSHLMELVAFILASIYTLPHFILTLMSYVCIMITLLRIHSSIERQKVFSTCSSHLIVVTSFYGTLIIVYMLPDATMLRELHKLFSVFYTVLTPLANPFIYSLRNRKVKEALRKALRKFLALQESRDSKQFF, from the coding sequence ATGGCAGATGGAGAGTGGGGAAATCAAACATCAGTCACAGAATTTATCCTCCTGGGATTCGGTAACAACTCTGAGCTGCAGACCCTCCTCTTCCTGCTGTTTCTCATGTTCTATATTGTGACCATGGCTGGAAACATCTTCATGATTGCTCTAGTTGTGGCTGATCAGcatcttcacacccccatgtacttcttcctcgggaacttgtcctgcttggagacctgctacagcTCCACCATCCTGCCCAAGATGCTGACgagtctcctgactggggacagaacTATTTCATTTAGTAGGTGTTTCATGCAATTTTATTTCTTTGCTTGCCTTGCTGGTACCGAGTGTTATCTCCTCTCTgtgatgtcttatgatcggtatttagcaaTATGCAAGCCACTGCATTATGTTGCCCTTATGAATAGCAGGTTCTGCCTCCAGCTAGCAGTTGGATCATGGATAAGTGGATTTATGGCTAACTCCATAACAATATATTTCATGTCACAATTAACTTTTTGTGGTCCCAATGAAATTGACCACTTCTTTTGTGATTTCACTCCTATCATAAGACTCTCCTGCAGTGACTCTCATTTAATGGAACTTGTGGCTTTCATTCTGGCCTCCATATATACACTGCCTCATTTTATATTAACTTTGATGTCCTATGTTTGTATCATGATAACCCTCCTGAGAATCCATTCCAGCATAGAGAGGCAGAAGgtcttttccacctgctcctctcacctcattgtggtgacaAGTTTCTATGGAACCCTGATCATTGTCTACATGCTGCCAGATGCCACCATGCTGAGAGAACTACACAAACTGTTCTCCGTTTTCTACACAGTCCTGACTCCCCTGGCCAATCCcttcatctacagcctgagaaacagaaAGGTCAAGGAGGCCCTGAGAAAAGCTCTCAGGAAATTTTTGGCCTTACAAGAATCCAGAGATTCCAAGCAATTTTTCTAA